The genomic stretch AACGAGAATATGCGGGACATATCGGAGAAACTCAATTTTCTTGGATACGACCTGAGTCTTAACAACTATCTGGTTATTGCCCTTCAGATTGATGATTATCATCGATGGTACGAACGATACGGCGATATTGAACGGAACCTGCAGAAACTGAGACTCATCGCTACAATAGAGAAAATCATCATGCTTCATGCAAAAGGGGTGTGTATTGAAGTTAAACCCGATAAACTAGTGGCGATCATTAATTATGACGGCGACGGCAAGTTTATTGTTATCCAGGAAAACTCCGTGAGTTTCGCTTCGGAAATAAAGAAAATTATCGAAAACAATTTTCCTTTTACTGTAACTCTTGGAATCGGACGCATATATAAAAATATTCTGGACATCAACCTTTCGTATAAAGAAGCGATGAATGCTCTAAAATACAAGCTTTACCAGGGCAAGAATGAGATTATCGATATCAGCGATATAGAGATCCATGAAAATGAACTGTATCTGTACCATTCCGAAAAAGAGCGGACTATAATCAATAAGCTGAAGACGGGCAACCATCGTGAGGCCGTTGTAGAGATAGACGAACTCATGAAAGAGATATACGAGAATGGTAATATCTCCTATGATTATCTGGAGAACATATTTATCCGCATTACAAGTTCGATCGCCGAGGTACTGATCGATACGGGAATCTCCGTGGATGAAGTCTTCGGGACCCACTACAACCTGTACGATGAACTTTCTCAGCGGGAAACCCTGGAAGACATTGGTGCCTGGTTAAAAAGGATATCCTTCAAACTTACCCATGCCATCAACGAGCACAACCTGAAGCGCCTGGATAGAAATGTGGAAAAGATTATTGCCTATATTGATGATCACCTGCAGGAGGATATCAGTCTTAATTCTCTCGCTGAGCTGGTCGGTTTCAGCACTTCCTACATCAGCAAAATATTTAAAGAAAACATCGGCATCAACTATATTGAATATCTCAGCAAGAAGAGAATAGAGAAATCAAAACTATTGCTGAAAGACACAATTTTCAATATAAAAGAAATCGGTTTCAGGGTGGGCTTCAATAATATTCAGACATTCCTGCGAACCTTCAAACGGCATGAAGGGATTACCCCCGGCCAATACAGGGAAAACATCAGAAACTCCGGCAAATAATCCCACCATGAGAAAAAGTGTTAGTCCAGAACAAATTCTGATACATCTCCGCTGATCTCCGCCGAAGAAAATCGTTAACATATACCAAATACTGACAATAGGCACAGCGGAAATTCCGGTCTATCGTTTTTATATGCCCTGTAGACAGCCATGCAGATATTTCAGGGTAATACGGCAAAGGAGCGATAGATTGTACGATATCATCATAAAAGATGGCCATGTGATCGATCCGGCTTCAAACATAAACGAAAAAGCGGATGTCGCCATTGAAAATGGAAGAATAGCCAGGGTCCAGAAAGATATTGACAGCACTGATGCACGAGCTGTTTATCCTGTGCCCGGCAAGTATATTGTTCCCGGATTGATCGATGCTCACTGCCACCCGGTGGGTGATTTTACCGGTCATGCAGTTCCGGCCGATGAGGCGGGGGTGGATGCGGGAGTGCTTCTTGTAAACGATGCCGGTTCTTCCGGTTCAGCCAACTTCCATGTTCTCAGATCCTTACTCCGGAACTCCCGCACATCGGTAAGCTATTTTATAAACTTTGCATCCTGCGGTCTTATCAGGCTTCCCGAAATAGCTTCGGTTCACGACTTTAACGTAGAACAGTTGAAGGAAGTTGTTGGTGCCGCGGGGGGTATGATTCGGGGTGTGAAGATACGGGCAATGGAAGCCGTTTCCCGAATAGATATGGATGTTGTAGCCCTGGCAAAGAAAACAGCCGAAGAGCTCCGTTTGCCTTTGATGATCCATATTGGAGAATTCCGGCAGAGAAAGGATAACGACCCCTTCGATGTCTACAGCCGAAATGTTGTCTCCCTGCTGGGAAAAGGAGACATAATCAGTCACTATATGTCCTGGCGCCCCGGCGGCATGGTACTGGAGGACGGAACAATCTTCCCGGAACTGGAGCAGGCAAAAAAACGCGGGGTCATCCTGGACTGCAGCCACGGCCGGAACAATTTCAGTCTGAAGGTTGCGCAAACGCTTTTGGATAATGGCTTTCCCCCCGACATCATAACCACCGACCTTTCCTCCCTCGGCCGCGAACATGTACAGAGCCTGGCAGTTACCATGTCAAAGTTCCTCGCTATGGGGATGCCTCTTAA from Marispirochaeta aestuarii encodes the following:
- a CDS encoding helix-turn-helix domain-containing protein; the protein is MNVLNKSSEMVNLIYREIEQVHKQIAGNKDVIQFIFNPHLEVYPRNLDILNMLGNISATNEYIESIYIYGSHSKQIIHSNGKLYSLDEFPDTFWIPVYEKSRVPIEWLGTRRVTEDTGFNSNVITSICNIPFRSESKMGAVVINIKERMIYAAIKGDNAIEHSEIFALSSAGIVISHRDENRLYDFVRYRPYLMQTFSTGTGSYIADMYGMKSLFAFTTSPHNNWKYVYRIPLDHIQNDSHLVLGIILAITLIYIALSMFISLAISRGIYNPVANLIKIILVSQRSGSESSLQKPITNEYKFLEQIYCDVIDQNRNLEQRLTELKPLIKEKLFSGLVKGGNENMRDISEKLNFLGYDLSLNNYLVIALQIDDYHRWYERYGDIERNLQKLRLIATIEKIIMLHAKGVCIEVKPDKLVAIINYDGDGKFIVIQENSVSFASEIKKIIENNFPFTVTLGIGRIYKNILDINLSYKEAMNALKYKLYQGKNEIIDISDIEIHENELYLYHSEKERTIINKLKTGNHREAVVEIDELMKEIYENGNISYDYLENIFIRITSSIAEVLIDTGISVDEVFGTHYNLYDELSQRETLEDIGAWLKRISFKLTHAINEHNLKRLDRNVEKIIAYIDDHLQEDISLNSLAELVGFSTSYISKIFKENIGINYIEYLSKKRIEKSKLLLKDTIFNIKEIGFRVGFNNIQTFLRTFKRHEGITPGQYRENIRNSGK
- a CDS encoding amidohydrolase family protein; translated protein: MYDIIIKDGHVIDPASNINEKADVAIENGRIARVQKDIDSTDARAVYPVPGKYIVPGLIDAHCHPVGDFTGHAVPADEAGVDAGVLLVNDAGSSGSANFHVLRSLLRNSRTSVSYFINFASCGLIRLPEIASVHDFNVEQLKEVVGAAGGMIRGVKIRAMEAVSRIDMDVVALAKKTAEELRLPLMIHIGEFRQRKDNDPFDVYSRNVVSLLGKGDIISHYMSWRPGGMVLEDGTIFPELEQAKKRGVILDCSHGRNNFSLKVAQTLLDNGFPPDIITTDLSSLGREHVQSLAVTMSKFLAMGMPLKEVIAAVTINAANALSLSETWGSLKVGRSANITILDKVDGNYRFFDGSAGNSITGNALLEPRLIFVEGKPASCRSFYHLPQETLS